In Geobacter anodireducens, a genomic segment contains:
- a CDS encoding 50S ribosomal protein L1: MPNTAKKHREALAKIDRSRTYPLVEGIESVKSAAYAKFDETVEVAVRLGVDPRHADQMVRGAVVLPNGLGKDVRVLVFAKGEKEKEAREAGADYVGAEDLVTKIQEGWFEFDTAIATPDMMGVVGKIGKLLGPRGLMPNPKVGTVTFDVGRAVKESKAGKVEFRVEKAGIVHAPVGKVSFDADKLRENLLALVEALVKAKPSAAKGTYVKKISISSTMGPGLNLDISDVQAKLV, encoded by the coding sequence ATGCCGAATACTGCGAAAAAGCACAGGGAGGCCCTGGCCAAGATTGACCGGAGCCGGACGTATCCCCTCGTGGAAGGTATAGAGAGCGTTAAGTCCGCAGCCTATGCCAAGTTCGACGAGACCGTCGAGGTTGCCGTGCGGCTGGGTGTCGATCCCCGTCACGCCGACCAGATGGTCCGTGGCGCCGTTGTCCTGCCCAACGGTCTCGGCAAGGATGTTCGCGTCCTCGTTTTCGCCAAGGGCGAGAAGGAGAAGGAAGCCCGCGAGGCCGGTGCCGATTACGTGGGCGCCGAGGATCTTGTCACCAAGATCCAGGAGGGCTGGTTCGAGTTTGATACCGCCATCGCCACTCCCGATATGATGGGCGTTGTCGGCAAGATCGGTAAGCTGCTCGGTCCCCGCGGTCTCATGCCCAACCCCAAGGTCGGCACGGTCACCTTCGATGTGGGCCGCGCCGTGAAGGAGTCGAAGGCCGGTAAGGTCGAGTTCCGGGTCGAAAAGGCCGGTATCGTTCACGCACCTGTCGGTAAAGTCTCCTTTGACGCCGATAAGCTCAGGGAAAACCTGCTTGCTCTTGTGGAGGCTCTCGTAAAGGCGAAGCCCTCTGCGGCAAAGGGAACCTATGTCAAGAAGATCAGTATCTCTTCGACCATGGGCCCGGGCCTCAACCTCGACATTTCTGATGTCCAGGCAAAGCTTGTCTAG
- a CDS encoding 50S ribosomal protein L11 produces MAKKITGYIKLQIPAAKANPSPPIGPALGQHGVNIMEFCKAFNAKTQADEGTVIPVVITVYADRSFTFITKVPPMSVLIRKAVGVESGSSVPNKNKVGKLTREQVREIATKKLPDMNAASLEAAMRTVEGTARSMGVEIVN; encoded by the coding sequence ATGGCCAAGAAGATTACCGGATACATCAAGCTGCAGATCCCGGCAGCCAAGGCGAACCCGTCCCCCCCGATCGGTCCTGCGCTGGGTCAGCACGGCGTCAATATCATGGAGTTCTGCAAGGCATTCAATGCCAAGACCCAGGCTGACGAAGGAACCGTCATTCCTGTCGTCATAACGGTATACGCCGACCGCTCGTTTACCTTCATCACGAAGGTTCCGCCCATGTCGGTGCTCATCAGGAAGGCTGTCGGCGTAGAGAGCGGGTCCAGTGTTCCCAACAAGAACAAGGTGGGCAAGCTTACCCGCGAGCAGGTCAGGGAAATCGCCACTAAAAAGCTGCCCGACATGAATGCGGCCTCTCTTGAGGCGGCCATGAGGACGGTCGAAGGTACCGCCCGCAGCATGGGCGTTGAAATAGTCAACTAG
- the rplL gene encoding 50S ribosomal protein L7/L12 (present in two forms; L12 is normal, while L7 is aminoacylated at the N-terminal serine; the only multicopy ribosomal protein; 4:1 ratio of L7/L12 per ribosome; two L12 dimers bind L10; critically important for translation efficiency and fidelity; stimulates GTPase activity of translation factors), translating to MAEITKADVISFIENMTVLELSELVKELEDKFGVSAAAPVAVAAAAAPAAAAEAAEEKTEFDVILKSAGANKIGVIKVVRALTGLGLKEAKDLVDGAPKPVKNGVSKEEAEEAKKQLVESGAEVEIK from the coding sequence ATGGCAGAAATCACCAAGGCCGATGTCATCAGCTTCATTGAAAATATGACTGTTCTCGAACTTTCCGAGCTCGTGAAGGAGCTCGAGGACAAGTTCGGCGTCTCCGCCGCCGCTCCGGTGGCCGTTGCCGCTGCTGCTGCTCCGGCTGCCGCTGCCGAGGCCGCCGAAGAGAAGACCGAGTTCGACGTAATTCTCAAGAGCGCCGGCGCCAACAAAATCGGCGTCATCAAGGTCGTTCGCGCCCTTACCGGCCTTGGCCTCAAGGAAGCCAAGGACCTCGTTGACGGCGCTCCGAAGCCGGTCAAGAACGGCGTGTCCAAGGAAGAGGCCGAAGAGGCCAAGAAGCAGCTTGTCGAGTCCGGCGCTGAAGTCGAGATCAAGTAA
- a CDS encoding 50S ribosomal protein L10 gives MNKETKQQQVAELHDKLQRAKAVFLADFRGMNVEQATTLRNELRSAAVEYKVVKNTLLELASRETDKESLSQHFTGPTAIALSYDDPVSAAKVLSKFAKTQSNTFKLKAGVLTGKAISVADIQALADLPSREVLIAKLLGTINAPVANFVGVLAAVPGSFVRALNAIKVQKEGN, from the coding sequence TTGAACAAGGAAACCAAGCAACAACAAGTGGCAGAACTGCACGACAAGCTCCAGCGTGCCAAGGCGGTGTTTCTCGCCGATTTCCGCGGCATGAACGTTGAGCAGGCCACGACCCTGAGAAATGAGCTCCGCTCGGCTGCGGTTGAGTACAAGGTTGTCAAGAACACGCTGCTGGAGCTTGCTTCCCGCGAGACGGACAAAGAGTCGCTCTCCCAGCACTTCACCGGTCCGACCGCCATCGCCCTGAGCTATGACGATCCGGTCTCTGCCGCCAAGGTGCTGTCGAAGTTTGCCAAGACCCAGTCGAATACCTTCAAGCTCAAGGCCGGCGTACTGACCGGCAAGGCCATCTCTGTTGCCGATATCCAGGCACTGGCAGATCTTCCGAGCCGCGAAGTGCTCATTGCCAAACTGCTCGGGACGATCAACGCTCCGGTGGCGAACTTCGTGGGCGTTCTGGCTGCCGTGCCGGGCAGTTTCGTCCGCGCGCTCAACGCGATCAAGGTCCAGAAGGAAGGCAACTGA